One window of Kosmotoga arenicorallina S304 genomic DNA carries:
- a CDS encoding response regulator — MPKILLVDDSPITRKFHSYILKSAGFEVFEAGDGGEALDLLFFHGDFDCLITDLNMPGMDGVTMIKKIRESEAFEELPIIVITTLDRPEDKRKGIEAGADFYIVKPVDPEMLVESTKLALGE, encoded by the coding sequence ATGCCCAAAATACTGCTTGTAGATGATTCACCTATTACACGCAAGTTTCATTCATATATTCTAAAATCAGCCGGATTTGAGGTTTTTGAAGCGGGAGATGGAGGGGAAGCATTAGACTTACTCTTTTTTCATGGTGATTTTGACTGCCTGATAACCGATTTGAACATGCCGGGAATGGATGGCGTTACAATGATAAAAAAAATAAGGGAGAGCGAAGCCTTTGAGGAGCTTCCTATAATCGTTATAACCACTCTTGACAGGCCCGAAGATAAGCGTAAAGGAATAGAGGCCGGGGCAGATTTCTATATTGTGAAACCCGTTGATCCAGAAATGCTTGTTGAGAGTACCAAACTTGCCCTTGGGGAGTGA
- a CDS encoding HEAT repeat domain-containing protein: MNKERIMSLLGSESPFERLQAIRIVRDRNLFSLSDILVEMLRKEENELVSEAIVETLKKFDVPEVSRAVSTLFEEDRLYLRDLAVVILAHHKKAAIPVLKEKVKDKDKHIRKLALDTLILMNDPQTIDIISLALDDSDTNNLIAAIEALGDFEAHDHAPKVLSILKEARDSFLIVACFESLMKIGDEAIFREVNKAFPDPEYFPDFFLVPYLKFAVKFPYRDYFQMLLRLVKKKGESFHNEIIDLIKSYVTFNKELEPSKKRELCSAIWDLSRGKIPSISKYEAIKLLGQTGCKDYEQKLISLLDSDDFFEQIGAIEALAFINSKEGIEAIKENLSKFPSEELKEIAKEAIKKASE; encoded by the coding sequence ATGAACAAAGAGCGAATTATGTCTCTCCTGGGTTCCGAAAGTCCTTTTGAAAGGCTGCAAGCTATAAGAATTGTTAGAGACCGGAATCTTTTCAGCCTTTCCGATATTCTCGTTGAAATGCTTAGAAAGGAAGAAAACGAGCTGGTTTCTGAAGCGATCGTGGAAACTTTGAAGAAGTTTGATGTTCCTGAAGTATCAAGAGCTGTTTCAACTCTCTTCGAGGAAGATAGGTTGTACTTGAGAGATCTTGCAGTGGTCATCCTGGCACATCACAAAAAAGCTGCGATCCCGGTGCTAAAAGAAAAAGTTAAGGATAAAGACAAGCATATTAGGAAACTCGCACTAGACACGCTGATACTCATGAATGACCCTCAAACCATCGATATTATCTCATTAGCACTCGATGACAGTGACACGAATAATCTAATCGCTGCAATAGAAGCCCTCGGCGATTTTGAAGCTCACGATCACGCCCCAAAAGTGCTTTCAATTCTGAAAGAGGCTAGAGATAGCTTCTTGATAGTCGCCTGCTTTGAGTCCCTTATGAAGATCGGCGACGAAGCTATCTTTAGGGAAGTGAATAAAGCCTTTCCAGATCCCGAGTATTTCCCGGATTTTTTTCTCGTCCCATATCTGAAATTTGCTGTAAAGTTCCCATATCGAGACTATTTCCAGATGTTATTAAGACTGGTGAAGAAAAAGGGAGAAAGCTTTCACAATGAGATTATCGATCTGATAAAGAGTTACGTTACTTTTAACAAAGAGCTGGAACCTTCAAAAAAAAGAGAGCTGTGCTCAGCGATATGGGATCTATCCCGAGGTAAGATCCCTTCCATAAGTAAATACGAAGCGATCAAGCTTCTTGGCCAAACGGGCTGTAAGGATTATGAACAGAAATTGATTTCCCTGCTCGATAGCGATGATTTCTTTGAGCAAATAGGCGCCATCGAAGCTCTGGCATTCATAAATTCAAAGGAAGGAATAGAAGCCATTAAGGAAAATTTATCTAAATTCCCCTCAGAAGAATTAAAAGAAATAGCAAAAGAGGCGATAAAAAAAGCGAGTGAGTGA
- a CDS encoding chemotaxis protein CheA, with the protein MKREEAISKLLKLLDEVSNNRKLLPEVKKLLHDLGETDIADEIEESLTSEKGTKKLEEIKSRLTDLIKAETPEKSFEPDGKLAEEFLSEFFEELNMHLTETEQLLLEIEHDFSTEKLKEIMRHFHTIKGDSSLVMNMVTPGIRRDHLSIINKIAHSLEELFQRTQAYGSSYIQNRLDELFQILNALKTAADSPEKLSETEELFEKAESLLKRSGKTSDNSIETVKASQNILNQFLEFIEEGSLAPHQLKQLAENAKKGLEKAGKVEQCKLVDEIVYALEKGDSRRLKNAMGLLKKTFIKSTVGPSFEKPEEKDEDTEKEKYLRVEREKLDTMLNQISELSNLVLSLEQSEIAESQKKLIRNLKKLSSAMSRTVISVRAIKADELFSRFRLTARNFARNQGKKVLLHIEKTNVEIDRDISDNFVPLLTHLLRNAIDHGIEPPQERIKLGKQEEGNITLRAEYKGGFIFIAVEDDGRGISVETVKEKLIEKGIATPEELEKLSNSEILNYLFLPGFSTKDRVSKISGRGVGLDAVKKAVENMGGHVMVNSKSGEGTTFTLAIPLTLSIVKCIIFEVSGQKFAIKSDEISKTLSFDPSKIADYGTYSLLSLEGRSVPLVHLSECFGIKKSNSLQNSDRNSLAFLIYDRNGEEMVLVIDKILSEGEFLVKHLPELLKGVFSGAISLGREGLALLIDLNALLNII; encoded by the coding sequence GTGAAAAGAGAAGAGGCAATAAGCAAGCTATTAAAATTACTTGACGAAGTTTCAAACAACAGGAAACTCCTCCCAGAGGTAAAAAAGCTCCTTCATGACCTCGGGGAAACGGACATAGCTGATGAAATAGAAGAATCGTTAACAAGTGAAAAAGGTACAAAAAAGCTGGAAGAGATAAAGAGCAGATTGACTGATTTAATAAAGGCAGAAACTCCGGAAAAGTCATTTGAACCTGATGGAAAGCTTGCGGAAGAATTTCTTTCCGAATTTTTTGAAGAGCTGAACATGCATTTAACGGAAACAGAACAGCTTCTTCTTGAAATTGAGCACGATTTCTCCACCGAAAAGCTAAAAGAGATTATGAGGCATTTTCACACGATAAAAGGAGATTCCTCGTTGGTTATGAACATGGTAACACCGGGCATTAGAAGAGATCACCTTTCCATTATCAACAAAATCGCACACTCCCTTGAAGAGCTTTTTCAACGCACGCAGGCTTACGGCTCTTCTTATATTCAAAATAGACTTGATGAGCTATTCCAGATACTAAATGCGTTGAAAACCGCTGCTGATAGTCCCGAAAAACTTTCTGAAACAGAGGAACTCTTTGAGAAAGCCGAAAGTCTCCTGAAAAGATCTGGCAAAACCTCTGATAATTCTATTGAAACAGTGAAAGCATCACAAAATATATTGAACCAATTTCTGGAATTTATAGAAGAAGGTTCTTTAGCGCCCCATCAACTGAAGCAGCTTGCCGAAAACGCCAAAAAGGGACTGGAAAAAGCTGGAAAAGTTGAGCAATGTAAATTGGTGGATGAAATTGTGTATGCCCTTGAAAAGGGGGACTCCCGAAGGCTCAAAAATGCAATGGGGTTGCTCAAAAAAACCTTTATCAAAAGCACCGTTGGCCCTTCTTTTGAAAAGCCTGAAGAAAAAGATGAAGATACCGAAAAGGAGAAATACCTGAGAGTCGAACGAGAAAAGTTAGACACCATGCTAAACCAGATTTCGGAGCTTTCAAACCTTGTGCTTTCCCTGGAGCAATCAGAAATAGCTGAAAGCCAGAAAAAGCTCATCAGGAATCTGAAAAAGCTTAGCTCTGCTATGAGCAGGACTGTAATTTCTGTAAGAGCAATTAAGGCCGATGAGCTTTTCAGCCGTTTCAGGCTAACCGCAAGGAACTTCGCACGAAATCAGGGGAAAAAAGTGCTCCTTCATATTGAAAAAACAAACGTAGAAATTGACAGAGACATTTCAGATAACTTTGTTCCGCTTCTCACGCATCTTTTAAGAAACGCAATAGACCATGGAATAGAACCCCCTCAGGAGAGGATAAAGCTGGGAAAGCAGGAAGAAGGAAATATCACCCTTAGAGCTGAATACAAAGGAGGCTTCATCTTCATTGCTGTTGAAGATGATGGGAGGGGCATTTCTGTTGAAACAGTTAAGGAAAAGCTCATCGAAAAAGGTATAGCAACTCCCGAAGAGTTGGAGAAGCTTTCAAACAGCGAAATTCTGAATTATCTTTTTTTGCCCGGATTTAGCACGAAAGACAGGGTTTCAAAAATCTCCGGTAGGGGTGTGGGGCTCGATGCTGTAAAAAAGGCTGTCGAAAACATGGGCGGTCATGTTATGGTCAACAGCAAAAGCGGTGAAGGCACCACCTTTACCCTGGCAATTCCGCTAACGCTTTCAATAGTGAAATGCATTATTTTTGAGGTGTCAGGGCAGAAATTTGCCATTAAGTCCGATGAGATTTCGAAAACGCTGAGCTTTGATCCTTCAAAGATAGCAGATTATGGAACTTATTCACTGCTATCCCTTGAAGGCAGAAGCGTCCCGCTTGTACACCTTTCGGAGTGCTTCGGAATAAAGAAAAGCAATTCGCTTCAGAATTCAGATAGAAATTCCCTTGCCTTTCTGATTTATGATAGAAACGGCGAAGAAATGGTACTTGTCATTGATAAAATCCTCTCAGAAGGAGAATTTCTTGTCAAGCACCTGCCAGAATTGTTGAAGGGAGTATTCAGTGGCGCTATCTCTCTTGGCAGAGAAGGGCTCGCATTACTCATTGATTTGAATGCCCTGTTAAACATAATTTAA
- a CDS encoding response regulator codes for MKILFIDDSRLSRRITSRYLKLYFPEAEIHAIGPEDFEGILESIQEYHIVITDLLMPGISGEEAIEKISSKSQDVFIAVLSANVQEKTREKMRHLGVQLFLGKPLTEEKMIALKEAYYARRKNP; via the coding sequence ATGAAAATACTGTTCATAGATGATTCGCGACTTTCAAGAAGAATCACTTCAAGGTATTTAAAACTGTATTTTCCTGAAGCTGAAATTCATGCCATTGGTCCAGAAGATTTTGAAGGCATTCTTGAGAGTATCCAGGAGTACCATATAGTGATAACCGACCTGCTCATGCCGGGAATTTCTGGTGAAGAGGCGATAGAGAAAATATCCAGCAAATCTCAGGATGTTTTTATCGCTGTCCTCAGTGCTAATGTTCAGGAAAAAACAAGGGAAAAAATGCGGCATCTTGGGGTACAGCTATTTCTTGGAAAGCCGTTGACTGAGGAAAAAATGATTGCTTTGAAGGAGGCATATTATGCCAGAAGAAAAAATCCTTAA
- a CDS encoding CheR family methyltransferase encodes MSELELNVHEFGELRNLIFRKCGIYMDDSKLLFLKRRVIQRVEDLGLSSISDYIKFLKIFDKKGIEIQKLINLITINETYFFREFDQLRIFGETCLPEIAEKKRKIRILSAGSSTGEEPYTLSIIGLEMLPKGFDFEIYGIDIDMTAIEKAKAGIYDARAVKDVPKAYLERYFEKLPEGFLIKDAPRKRVKFIHLNLKNGRGLMELGQFDFIFCRNVLMYFPMENRRQIVENFYFILNTGGYIFLGASEFLSRITQAFTMKKIEGVHVYMKPEG; translated from the coding sequence GTGAGTGAATTGGAACTAAACGTGCATGAATTCGGGGAATTGAGAAATTTGATCTTTAGAAAATGTGGAATATATATGGATGATAGCAAGTTGCTTTTTTTGAAACGCAGGGTAATCCAGAGGGTTGAAGATCTCGGGCTTTCTTCGATTTCAGATTACATAAAATTCCTCAAAATATTTGACAAGAAAGGGATTGAAATCCAGAAACTCATCAACCTCATCACCATAAACGAAACATATTTTTTCAGGGAATTTGATCAGTTAAGGATCTTTGGGGAAACATGTTTGCCGGAAATTGCTGAAAAAAAGAGGAAAATAAGAATTCTTTCAGCTGGAAGTTCAACGGGCGAAGAGCCTTATACCCTTTCCATTATTGGATTAGAAATGCTACCGAAGGGATTTGATTTTGAGATTTATGGGATTGACATAGACATGACAGCAATTGAAAAGGCAAAGGCGGGGATTTATGATGCCAGAGCCGTAAAAGACGTACCAAAGGCTTATCTGGAAAGGTATTTCGAAAAACTTCCGGAGGGTTTTCTGATAAAAGATGCCCCGAGGAAAAGAGTGAAATTTATCCATCTAAACCTTAAAAACGGCAGGGGGTTAATGGAGCTTGGACAATTCGATTTTATATTTTGCAGAAATGTCTTAATGTACTTTCCCATGGAAAATAGGAGACAGATTGTGGAGAATTTTTACTTCATCCTAAATACCGGAGGATACATTTTTTTGGGAGCTTCAGAATTCCTGAGCAGGATTACACAGGCCTTCACAATGAAGAAAATAGAAGGTGTTCATGTATACATGAAACCAGAGGGGTGA